Proteins encoded in a region of the Streptomyces violaceoruber genome:
- a CDS encoding ATP-binding protein, translating into MTELIVTATAVLAVAGAGAAWYFRRKAGQARRRGEQLREHADRLTLQLVAAEQCVGHLAATVIPAAAKGGPGGSGPGGGLLVPAQLDGTPLAERLRAVPGAVASAVGDVRAEERAAAEQAAAHAAERLRQDTERQIAQARRESVGVARAAVRGFANNVVARSARLGRAVSQGVRRHISDEAYETLVEIDHLTQQMLLTASGYSVLAGDKLSRRWPATTLTDIVRAAMGRIEGYERIKHPEMGSVVVEGRAVEAVVHALAVLLDNALRYSPPAASVHVSLEQGHHACFLIVDDAGLRMDDERLLWASDVMSGEQRDDITRLGAHPQTGLRVASLLAENYGFRVELTAPNIYQGTRAMVVLPKNLIVDPAAAQPAPRPAAQAARPVPAGSATPAAPAAPATPVAPAVAASSVAPPLAPAPEAGVPASAAVAGPAVPAAPGEPVAEPAAAPATSPAGAPAAASVPDPATPTSAATTATTASGLTVRRRSAAPAPARRPAAPDDTEPGRPAVAAAWAAGTRRGRDGEQPSPAPAGTATHTAARTTPHDAADDEGH; encoded by the coding sequence ATGACTGAACTGATAGTGACCGCCACCGCCGTGCTGGCGGTGGCCGGAGCCGGGGCCGCGTGGTACTTCCGGCGCAAGGCCGGGCAGGCCCGGCGCCGCGGCGAGCAGCTGCGCGAGCACGCCGACCGGCTGACCCTGCAACTCGTCGCGGCGGAGCAGTGCGTGGGACACCTCGCGGCCACGGTGATCCCGGCGGCGGCGAAGGGCGGTCCCGGCGGCTCGGGCCCCGGGGGCGGTCTGCTCGTGCCGGCGCAGCTCGACGGGACCCCGCTCGCCGAGCGGCTGCGTGCCGTGCCCGGCGCGGTGGCCTCGGCGGTGGGCGACGTACGGGCCGAGGAGCGGGCTGCCGCCGAACAGGCCGCGGCGCACGCGGCCGAGCGGCTACGGCAGGACACCGAGCGGCAGATCGCCCAGGCCCGCCGCGAGTCCGTCGGCGTGGCCCGGGCCGCCGTGCGCGGCTTCGCCAACAACGTCGTGGCCCGCTCCGCGCGGCTCGGCCGGGCCGTCAGCCAGGGCGTACGGCGGCACATCTCGGACGAGGCGTACGAGACGCTCGTGGAGATCGACCACCTCACGCAGCAGATGCTGCTCACCGCGTCGGGGTACTCCGTGCTCGCCGGGGACAAGCTGTCCCGGCGCTGGCCCGCCACCACGCTGACCGACATCGTGCGGGCGGCCATGGGCCGGATCGAGGGGTACGAGCGGATCAAGCACCCCGAGATGGGGTCCGTGGTGGTCGAGGGCCGCGCCGTGGAGGCGGTCGTGCACGCGCTCGCCGTACTGCTGGACAACGCGCTGCGCTACTCGCCGCCCGCCGCCAGTGTCCACGTCTCGCTGGAACAGGGGCACCACGCGTGCTTCCTGATCGTGGACGACGCGGGACTGCGCATGGACGACGAGCGGCTGCTGTGGGCCAGCGACGTGATGTCCGGCGAACAGCGCGACGACATCACGCGCCTGGGCGCCCACCCCCAGACCGGGCTGCGCGTCGCCTCCCTGCTGGCGGAGAACTACGGCTTCCGCGTCGAGCTGACCGCGCCCAACATCTACCAGGGGACCCGGGCCATGGTCGTCCTGCCGAAGAACCTGATCGTCGACCCCGCGGCAGCCCAGCCGGCACCCAGGCCCGCCGCCCAGGCGGCCCGACCGGTCCCTGCCGGTTCGGCGACTCCGGCGGCCCCGGCAGCTCCGGCGACTCCGGTGGCTCCGGCGGTGGCCGCGTCTTCCGTCGCGCCCCCGCTCGCGCCCGCGCCCGAGGCCGGCGTCCCGGCGTCTGCGGCGGTCGCCGGGCCCGCCGTACCGGCCGCGCCGGGCGAGCCCGTCGCCGAGCCCGCCGCTGCGCCTGCGACGTCCCCCGCCGGAGCCCCGGCCGCAGCGTCCGTACCCGACCCGGCCACCCCCACCTCCGCCGCCACGACCGCCACCACCGCCAGCGGCCTGACCGTCCGCCGGCGCTCCGCCGCGCCCGCCCCCGCACGGCGCCCGGCCGCCCCCGACGACACCGAGCCCGGCCGCCCCGCCGTCGCCGCCGCCTGGGCGGCCGGGACCCGCCGCGGCCGGGACGGGGAGCAGCCCTCGCCGGCCCCCGCCGGCACCGCGACCCACACCGCCGCCCGCACCACCCCCCACGACGCCGCTGACGACGAAGGACACTGA
- a CDS encoding SDR family NAD(P)-dependent oxidoreductase has product MTHTEQQPLNSPFSAATTAEDVMAGHDLSGVTAVVTGGYSGLGLASTRALTAAGARVLVPARRPDIARAALRDVKGSEVVPMDLTDLDGVRSAAAHIGDRIDRIDLLMAAAGVMATPERRVGPGWEFQLAANHFGHFTLACELYPLLAAAGGARVVAYSSAGHAMTDIRRHDPHFRTGYDRWLAYGQAKTANALFAVHLDALGKDDGIRAFALHPGKIITGLQREMPLQEQIDAGWVDEHGNVVAADFKTASQGAATGLWAATSPLLDGRGGLYLADCDVARVFPPDTPMDDNGVRPYAVDPANAARLWEMSLAATGATPPTR; this is encoded by the coding sequence ATGACCCACACCGAACAGCAGCCGCTCAACTCCCCCTTCTCCGCCGCCACCACCGCCGAGGACGTCATGGCCGGCCACGACCTCTCGGGCGTGACCGCCGTGGTGACCGGGGGCTACTCCGGGCTCGGCCTCGCAAGCACCCGGGCCCTGACGGCCGCCGGGGCCCGGGTCCTCGTTCCCGCCCGCCGCCCCGACATCGCCCGAGCCGCCCTGCGGGACGTGAAGGGCAGCGAGGTCGTCCCCATGGACCTGACCGACCTCGACGGCGTCCGTTCCGCCGCCGCGCACATCGGCGACCGCATCGACCGGATCGACCTCCTGATGGCCGCCGCCGGAGTCATGGCCACCCCGGAGCGGCGGGTCGGGCCCGGATGGGAATTCCAGCTCGCCGCCAACCACTTCGGGCACTTCACGCTCGCCTGCGAGCTCTATCCGCTGCTGGCCGCAGCGGGCGGCGCGCGTGTCGTGGCGTACAGCTCCGCCGGACACGCCATGACCGACATCCGCCGGCACGACCCGCACTTCCGCACCGGCTACGACAGGTGGCTGGCCTACGGTCAGGCCAAGACCGCCAACGCCCTGTTCGCCGTGCACCTCGACGCCCTCGGCAAGGACGACGGCATCCGCGCGTTCGCCCTCCACCCCGGCAAGATCATCACCGGTCTTCAGCGGGAGATGCCGCTCCAGGAACAGATCGACGCCGGCTGGGTGGACGAGCACGGCAACGTCGTCGCCGCCGACTTCAAGACCGCCTCCCAGGGTGCCGCCACCGGCCTGTGGGCCGCCACCTCCCCCCTCCTCGACGGCCGAGGCGGCCTCTACCTGGCGGACTGCGACGTCGCCCGCGTCTTCCCGCCCGACACCCCCATGGACGACAACGGCGTACGCCCGTACGCCGTCGACCCCGCCAACGCCGCCCGGCTCTGGGAGATGTCCCTCGCCGCGACGGGCGCGACGCCGCCGACCCGGTGA
- a CDS encoding helicase-related protein translates to MTHVAGRHSEHYRVRDEELLVGLRRELFGPAEDAAPEDRNEVLAQDAPIDRYLTGVLYPRASRERRAENAAEQDGLDATPVPAREDTEESGAAQEAGVSGDRRPSSMGLTFAVDPGRGSTIVVSTRAAVYEPTDADGNPVPARRAEARTVAEQREWWRRKELELPERSIDVTAPTPGEVIDLVPDKVALHVIVRRRDPVSDTVTVTVTLINLQKVGERDLQDAFALFQCGLVVWAADGSSAFVERPAPDAAPDPEIATSRLLHRHAPTFAIGHGCAAGWDWVPSPIGMTDTRKAAVPEVRSEFVPSVEVLLTDSNPEIDSSSLSMLGLAEKPDTDVLAALEALATGYEDWIARKSAEAVALAGSPHEQPARDQVDVCREALGRIREGIELLRAKPDLMRAFRLANRAMADQRARSAWVKGGRVGSPDPSSGRWRPFQIAFLLLCMAGIDDPEHDDRKISDLLWFPTGGGKTEAYLGLIALTSFLRRIRKGANGGGVTVLMRYTLRLLTLQQFERAAILLCAMEHMRRHTPELGDEPFSVGMWVGRSATPNTLAEAAGRLDELRADLDKRLATENPVQLHACPWCGTRLDARDYGVDEDAKRMYIRCPGADCDFSGGLPVHLIDEAVYDARPTLVIATVDKFASMPWRPATSALFNLDDPTDGTPPPELIVQDELHLISGPLGTLTGLYETAVDALAERPKVIASTATIRRAADQGRHLFAREVRQFPPAGLDSRDSWFAVETPREEKASRRYVGLLAPGTSQSTLLIRTYATLLHRAMHADTDDKVRDAYWSLIGYFNSLRLLSAAELQVHDDVVAYLELLADREGVAVRSVANYSELTSRIDASEIPTRLKGIEKRLPDEDTVDVLLATNMIAVGVDVDRLGLMAVMGQPQTTAEYIQATSRVGRAHPGLVTIMLNSARARDRSHYENFQHYHSALYREVESTSVTPFSARARERGLHAVIVALARILIPAARPNGGAGQVETYEPTLRGRIRSLLLDRVRAVTPSEAEAVEQGFDEFVDWWCKEADIHGELLFEPKRGSRAPSILKSYDDESEDREAWPTLWSLRDVDAESALFMEGNR, encoded by the coding sequence ATGACGCACGTGGCAGGTCGGCACTCCGAGCACTATCGGGTGCGGGACGAGGAACTCCTCGTGGGACTGCGCAGGGAACTCTTCGGCCCCGCCGAGGACGCGGCACCGGAGGACCGGAACGAGGTCCTCGCCCAGGACGCGCCCATCGACCGCTACCTGACCGGCGTGCTGTATCCGCGTGCCTCGCGGGAGCGAAGGGCCGAGAACGCCGCCGAGCAGGACGGCCTGGACGCGACGCCCGTTCCGGCCCGGGAGGACACCGAGGAGTCCGGTGCCGCGCAGGAAGCCGGTGTCTCGGGCGACAGGCGCCCCTCCTCCATGGGCCTGACCTTCGCGGTCGACCCGGGCAGAGGCAGCACGATCGTGGTCTCGACGCGCGCGGCCGTCTACGAGCCCACCGACGCGGACGGCAACCCGGTCCCCGCCCGCCGCGCCGAGGCCCGGACCGTCGCAGAGCAGCGTGAGTGGTGGCGGCGCAAGGAGCTCGAACTCCCCGAGAGGAGCATCGACGTGACCGCCCCCACCCCGGGCGAGGTGATCGACCTCGTGCCGGACAAGGTCGCGCTGCACGTCATCGTCCGCCGCCGCGATCCGGTCAGCGACACGGTCACTGTCACGGTCACACTGATCAACCTGCAAAAGGTCGGTGAGCGGGACCTTCAGGACGCCTTCGCCCTGTTCCAGTGCGGCCTGGTTGTCTGGGCCGCCGACGGCTCCAGCGCCTTCGTCGAACGCCCCGCCCCGGACGCGGCCCCCGACCCGGAGATCGCCACCAGTCGGCTGCTGCACCGCCATGCCCCGACCTTCGCCATCGGCCACGGCTGCGCCGCCGGCTGGGACTGGGTTCCGTCGCCGATCGGCATGACCGACACCCGCAAGGCCGCCGTTCCCGAGGTACGCAGCGAATTCGTACCCAGCGTCGAGGTGCTGCTGACCGACTCCAATCCGGAGATCGACAGCTCGTCGTTGTCGATGCTTGGACTGGCCGAGAAGCCCGACACCGACGTTCTGGCCGCGCTGGAGGCCCTGGCCACGGGGTACGAGGATTGGATCGCCCGCAAGTCGGCGGAAGCCGTCGCTCTGGCGGGCAGTCCCCACGAACAGCCCGCCCGGGACCAGGTGGACGTCTGTCGCGAGGCGCTCGGCCGGATCCGCGAGGGCATCGAGCTGCTGCGAGCCAAGCCCGACCTGATGCGGGCGTTCCGGCTCGCCAACCGTGCCATGGCCGACCAGCGGGCCCGCAGCGCCTGGGTGAAGGGCGGACGCGTCGGCAGCCCTGACCCGTCCTCCGGCCGCTGGCGCCCCTTCCAGATCGCCTTCCTGCTGCTCTGCATGGCAGGCATCGACGACCCCGAGCACGACGATCGGAAGATCTCCGACCTGCTCTGGTTCCCCACCGGTGGTGGCAAGACCGAGGCCTACCTCGGACTGATCGCCCTGACGTCCTTCCTGCGTCGTATCCGCAAGGGCGCGAACGGCGGCGGTGTCACCGTCCTCATGCGCTACACGCTGCGGCTGCTCACTCTGCAGCAGTTCGAACGAGCGGCGATCCTGCTGTGCGCCATGGAACACATGAGGCGCCACACGCCCGAGCTGGGCGACGAGCCGTTCTCCGTCGGCATGTGGGTGGGACGCTCGGCCACCCCGAACACGCTGGCCGAAGCCGCCGGGAGGCTCGACGAGCTGCGCGCCGACCTCGACAAGCGTCTCGCCACCGAGAACCCGGTTCAGTTGCACGCCTGTCCTTGGTGCGGGACGCGGCTCGACGCCCGGGACTACGGAGTCGACGAGGACGCCAAGCGGATGTACATCCGCTGCCCCGGGGCAGACTGCGACTTCTCCGGCGGTCTTCCCGTCCACCTGATCGACGAGGCGGTGTACGACGCACGTCCGACGCTGGTGATCGCCACCGTCGACAAGTTCGCCTCGATGCCGTGGCGCCCCGCGACCTCCGCGCTGTTCAACCTGGACGACCCGACCGACGGCACTCCTCCCCCCGAGCTGATCGTCCAGGATGAGCTCCACCTGATCTCCGGGCCCTTGGGCACCCTCACCGGCCTCTACGAGACCGCGGTGGACGCGCTGGCCGAGCGGCCCAAGGTGATCGCCTCCACGGCGACCATCCGTCGCGCCGCCGACCAGGGCCGCCACCTCTTCGCGCGCGAGGTGCGGCAGTTCCCGCCCGCCGGCCTGGACTCCCGCGACTCGTGGTTCGCGGTGGAGACCCCTCGCGAGGAGAAGGCGAGCCGCCGCTACGTCGGGCTCCTGGCACCCGGCACCAGTCAGTCCACGTTGTTGATCCGCACGTACGCCACCTTGCTGCACCGGGCCATGCACGCGGACACCGACGACAAGGTGCGCGACGCCTACTGGAGCCTCATCGGCTACTTCAACAGCTTGCGGCTGCTCTCCGCGGCCGAGCTCCAGGTCCACGACGACGTGGTGGCCTATCTCGAGCTGCTCGCCGACCGCGAGGGCGTGGCCGTGCGCTCCGTGGCCAACTACTCGGAGCTGACCAGCCGGATCGACGCCAGCGAGATCCCCACGCGCCTCAAGGGCATCGAGAAGAGGCTCCCGGACGAGGACACCGTGGACGTCCTGCTCGCCACGAACATGATCGCGGTGGGTGTGGACGTGGACCGGCTCGGTTTGATGGCCGTGATGGGCCAACCGCAGACGACCGCCGAGTACATCCAGGCCACGAGCCGAGTCGGCCGCGCCCATCCCGGCCTGGTCACCATCATGCTCAACTCGGCGCGAGCCCGGGACCGCTCGCACTACGAGAACTTCCAGCACTACCACTCGGCCCTCTACCGCGAGGTCGAGTCCACCTCAGTGACCCCGTTCTCCGCCCGCGCGCGTGAACGAGGACTGCACGCGGTGATCGTCGCTCTCGCACGCATCCTGATCCCGGCTGCCCGCCCGAACGGGGGCGCCGGTCAGGTCGAGACCTACGAGCCCACCCTTCGTGGCCGCATCAGGTCCCTGCTCCTGGACCGCGTCCGCGCGGTCACTCCCTCGGAGGCCGAGGCCGTGGAGCAGGGCTTCGACGAGTTCGTCGACTGGTGGTGCAAGGAGGCCGACATTCACGGCGAGTTGCTCTTCGAACCGAAGCGGGGCAGCCGCGCCCCTTCGATCCTGAAGTCGTACGACGACGAGTCCGAGGACCGCGAGGCGTGGCCCACTCTGTGGAGCCTGCGCGATGTCGACGCCGAGTCCGCCCTGTTCATGGAGGGAAACCGATGA
- a CDS encoding GNAT family N-acetyltransferase, which produces MTLATPTLDTDRLRLRPFTEDDAGFLYAMHSSRHVMRYWDSPPWTERARAGRFVEMCRKMADEGTGVRVAVDRASDGAFVGWCCLVEWNPVYRSASLGYCLDEAMWGHGYATEAAHALLRWAFDTLDLNRVQAKADTRNAASARVLEKVGFVREGTLREDCVVDGEVSDSWVYGLIRRDWRPSAAPVPVPAPAPVR; this is translated from the coding sequence ATGACTCTGGCCACCCCCACCCTGGACACCGATCGCCTGCGGCTGCGGCCCTTCACCGAGGACGACGCGGGCTTCCTCTACGCCATGCACAGCAGCAGGCACGTGATGCGCTACTGGGACTCCCCGCCGTGGACCGAGCGGGCCCGCGCCGGGCGCTTCGTCGAGATGTGCCGGAAGATGGCGGACGAAGGCACCGGCGTGCGGGTGGCCGTCGACCGCGCCTCCGACGGCGCCTTCGTCGGCTGGTGCTGCCTGGTCGAGTGGAACCCGGTCTACCGCAGCGCGTCGCTGGGCTACTGCCTCGACGAGGCGATGTGGGGCCACGGCTATGCGACGGAGGCCGCACACGCCCTGCTGCGGTGGGCCTTCGACACGCTGGACCTGAACCGGGTCCAGGCCAAGGCCGACACGCGCAACGCGGCCTCCGCCCGGGTGCTGGAGAAGGTCGGGTTCGTGCGCGAGGGGACGTTGCGGGAGGACTGCGTCGTCGACGGCGAGGTGTCCGACTCCTGGGTGTACGGGCTGATCAGGCGGGACTGGCGGCCGTCGGCCGCGCCGGTGCCGGTGCCGGCCCCGGCGCCGGTGCGTTGA
- a CDS encoding DUF3592 domain-containing protein, with product MNSDRLLLIPASLGLVAFVWILRKRLLVRARGVEVDARCYDREWRGQGGGPTFLLSFRTADGIKITCSATESEVPPGTRTGGTVKVRYDPAAPGRVETVITSRRPLWKRGDLIGLVVFEAAVLAYILG from the coding sequence GTGAATTCGGATCGCCTGCTCCTCATACCGGCCTCGCTCGGTCTCGTCGCCTTCGTCTGGATACTCCGCAAGCGCCTGCTGGTTCGGGCGCGGGGCGTGGAGGTGGACGCGCGCTGCTACGACCGTGAATGGCGGGGGCAGGGCGGTGGTCCCACGTTCCTCCTCAGCTTCCGGACGGCTGACGGGATCAAGATAACCTGCTCCGCCACGGAGAGTGAGGTCCCGCCGGGTACTCGGACCGGTGGCACGGTGAAGGTCCGCTACGATCCGGCGGCGCCCGGTCGCGTGGAGACCGTCATCACTTCCCGCAGGCCGCTGTGGAAGCGGGGCGATCTGATCGGGCTGGTGGTGTTCGAGGCCGCTGTCCTGGCGTACATCCTGGGGTGA
- a CDS encoding DUF742 domain-containing protein, translating to MSGPRRDPDMVRPYVRTQGRIRAREDVRLESVVIAATGPTDTLGPDARRVMRLFAGADGGLAVADIAAALELPPSTVRILVSSLMDSGHLASPVAAIDDQPDFDLLQEVLRGLRSLV from the coding sequence ATGAGCGGGCCGCGGCGCGATCCCGACATGGTCCGGCCCTACGTCCGCACCCAGGGCCGGATCCGCGCGCGCGAGGACGTGCGCCTGGAGAGCGTGGTCATCGCCGCGACCGGTCCCACGGACACCCTCGGCCCGGACGCCCGCCGGGTGATGCGGCTGTTCGCCGGCGCGGACGGCGGCCTGGCCGTCGCCGACATCGCCGCCGCGCTGGAGCTGCCGCCCTCCACGGTGCGCATCCTCGTCTCCTCGCTGATGGACTCCGGCCACCTCGCCAGCCCGGTCGCCGCGATCGACGACCAGCCCGACTTCGACCTGCTGCAGGAGGTACTCCGTGGACTTCGCTCCCTGGTCTGA
- a CDS encoding roadblock/LC7 domain-containing protein has protein sequence MQDTHTNSLGWLLDQELGSVEGVRYAVLMSSDGLLKARTQTIGQDDGEKFAALTAALRAAGKAWDEFTGGAGMRQLLIESVGCIGLTTTAAKNTMLSVCTTGPDADVGLISHHMVRLATRVGHELATEERVPVADGGRPV, from the coding sequence GTGCAAGACACACACACCAACAGCCTGGGCTGGCTGCTGGACCAGGAACTCGGCAGCGTCGAGGGCGTCCGGTACGCCGTGCTGATGAGCAGCGACGGACTGCTGAAGGCCCGTACCCAGACGATCGGCCAGGACGACGGGGAGAAGTTCGCCGCGCTGACGGCGGCCCTGCGTGCGGCGGGCAAGGCCTGGGACGAGTTCACCGGCGGCGCGGGGATGCGGCAGCTGCTGATCGAGTCGGTCGGCTGCATCGGCCTGACGACGACCGCCGCGAAGAACACCATGCTCTCGGTGTGCACGACCGGCCCCGACGCCGACGTCGGGCTGATCTCGCACCACATGGTGCGGCTCGCCACCCGGGTGGGACACGAGCTGGCCACGGAGGAGCGCGTGCCGGTCGCGGACGGCGGCCGACCGGTATGA
- a CDS encoding MerR family transcriptional regulator, translating into MASTEVSEVSGQSLSIGEVAERTGLSVHALRFYEREGLLVGPVRRTSGGRRRYSSFDVDWLLICVKLRESGMPLADLKQFAALVRQGPGNEAERLRLLDTHQRRVDAQIEALEECRTVIAWKVGVYAEHLARGEAGGLWDPTA; encoded by the coding sequence GTGGCCAGCACCGAAGTATCCGAAGTGTCCGGGCAGTCCCTGAGCATCGGCGAGGTGGCGGAGCGGACCGGACTGAGCGTGCACGCGCTGCGCTTCTACGAGCGCGAGGGTCTGCTCGTCGGGCCGGTCCGGCGCACGTCGGGCGGCAGACGGCGGTACAGCTCCTTCGACGTCGACTGGCTGCTGATCTGCGTCAAGCTCCGTGAATCGGGCATGCCGCTGGCCGACCTCAAGCAGTTCGCCGCACTGGTGCGCCAGGGACCGGGCAACGAGGCGGAACGCCTGCGGTTGCTCGACACCCATCAACGGCGCGTCGACGCACAGATCGAGGCGCTGGAGGAGTGCCGGACCGTCATCGCCTGGAAGGTCGGTGTCTACGCCGAGCACCTCGCGCGCGGCGAAGCCGGTGGGCTCTGGGATCCGACGGCCTGA
- the drmB gene encoding DUF1998 domain-containing protein has product MTPPPARRRRNAANGTAPSHNLPRRGTVRRAQAISTYGVGSLIAVDHESFVVSGLDEADRSWREDESPVVHERRLARLLDVDFFRLPPASDDTSKDGLRVRRFPLMHSCPECNDLQPHRDFSPPAGRSVCGTCEVDLVPSRFVVACEAGHLDEFPYWQWVHRSPDRDSTRIGKCGGKLRMRTTGRTSSLRSIVISCTCGQVPEVSMEGSFRRNALKDLRLTCQGARPWLGLSATDPAGCGLPVRTLQRGSSSVWQPVLKSALSIPPWSSGRADPLAAHWSKLRKYDNPARIEGYLDAVFGDDKWPLPLEEILTLLDAEQEEDLDGETAPTFDHRYRALRNKEYERLRSGNDESEQSRDEQFVCETPLGDPSVLQPLGITGPMLVKKLREVRALKAFTRLLDAESTTDPKEMPLSQKPLRWLPAMEVRGEGVFLRLDESRLEAWEKAPKVAARVERMRTAHQRVLDQRADDPNLAVSSPATPRMVLVHTLAHVLINEWSLEAGYPSASLRERLYAADDMAGMLIYTATSDSAGSLGGLVVQGEPEFLDSTVRSALRRTEWCSSDPLCMEADAARSTETNLAACHACVMLPETSCEHNNILLDRALLVGTPDAPSLGFFAPLTGG; this is encoded by the coding sequence ATGACCCCGCCCCCCGCCCGCCGTCGTCGGAACGCTGCGAACGGCACCGCCCCGTCCCACAACCTGCCCCGCCGCGGCACGGTCCGCCGGGCCCAGGCGATCAGCACGTACGGCGTCGGGTCGCTCATCGCCGTCGACCACGAGTCCTTCGTCGTATCGGGCCTGGACGAGGCCGACCGCAGCTGGCGCGAGGACGAGTCACCCGTCGTCCATGAGCGGCGACTGGCCCGGCTGCTGGACGTCGACTTCTTCCGGTTGCCGCCGGCGTCCGACGACACCAGCAAGGACGGCCTTCGGGTCCGCCGCTTCCCCTTGATGCACTCGTGTCCGGAGTGCAACGACCTGCAGCCCCACCGCGATTTCTCACCGCCGGCCGGTCGAAGCGTCTGCGGCACGTGCGAGGTGGACCTCGTCCCCTCCCGTTTCGTCGTCGCCTGCGAGGCGGGGCACCTCGACGAGTTCCCCTACTGGCAGTGGGTGCACCGCTCGCCCGACCGTGATTCCACGAGGATCGGGAAGTGCGGCGGCAAGCTCAGGATGCGCACGACCGGGCGCACCTCTTCACTCCGCTCCATCGTCATCTCCTGCACCTGTGGTCAGGTGCCCGAGGTCTCGATGGAGGGTTCCTTCCGCCGGAACGCGTTGAAGGACCTGCGTCTCACCTGCCAAGGCGCCCGTCCGTGGCTCGGCCTTTCCGCCACGGACCCGGCCGGGTGCGGGCTTCCCGTGCGCACCCTGCAACGCGGTTCCTCGTCGGTGTGGCAGCCGGTGCTCAAGTCGGCACTCTCCATCCCCCCATGGAGCAGCGGCCGTGCGGATCCACTCGCCGCGCACTGGTCCAAGCTGAGGAAGTACGACAACCCCGCGCGCATCGAGGGCTATCTCGATGCTGTGTTCGGTGACGACAAGTGGCCTTTGCCCTTGGAAGAGATTCTGACTCTGCTCGACGCCGAACAAGAGGAGGACCTGGACGGCGAGACGGCACCCACCTTCGACCACCGCTACCGCGCCCTGCGCAACAAGGAGTACGAGCGTCTGCGCTCCGGCAATGACGAGAGCGAGCAGTCCCGTGACGAGCAGTTCGTTTGCGAGACGCCGCTCGGTGATCCCAGCGTGCTCCAGCCCCTCGGGATCACCGGCCCGATGCTCGTCAAGAAGCTGCGCGAGGTGCGGGCCCTCAAGGCGTTCACCCGTCTCCTCGACGCCGAGTCGACGACTGACCCGAAGGAGATGCCGCTCTCCCAGAAGCCGCTGCGCTGGCTGCCGGCCATGGAGGTCCGGGGTGAGGGCGTCTTCCTGCGCCTGGACGAGAGCCGCCTGGAGGCCTGGGAGAAGGCGCCGAAGGTGGCGGCCCGGGTAGAGCGCATGCGTACCGCTCATCAGCGGGTACTCGATCAGCGGGCCGACGATCCGAACCTGGCCGTGTCGTCCCCGGCGACACCTCGCATGGTGCTGGTGCACACCTTGGCCCATGTCCTCATCAACGAGTGGAGCCTGGAGGCGGGCTACCCGTCCGCCTCCCTGCGCGAGCGTCTGTACGCGGCGGACGACATGGCCGGAATGCTCATCTACACGGCGACGAGCGACTCCGCGGGCAGCCTCGGCGGTCTCGTCGTCCAGGGCGAACCGGAATTCCTGGACAGCACAGTGCGTTCGGCCCTCCGCCGCACCGAGTGGTGCTCCTCCGACCCTCTGTGCATGGAGGCCGACGCGGCGCGCTCGACCGAGACGAACCTCGCCGCCTGTCACGCCTGCGTGATGCTCCCGGAGACGAGCTGCGAGCACAACAACATCCTGCTGGACCGCGCGCTGCTCGTCGGCACGCCGGATGCGCCCTCCTTGGGATTCTTCGCGCCCCTCACCGGGGGCTGA